One stretch of Plasmodium yoelii strain 17X genome assembly, chromosome: 5 DNA includes these proteins:
- a CDS encoding PIR protein codes for MAEFMCKRFENIWIAFPDTLSNGNYQFKDYEMINTHCNNNCTNELDKVNAICLWLFDKNFENNSSFVNNAKSNIDIVEYIIIWLSYMLSLKSHEEITNINDFYVKYIKDDAKYNKKIDGVNAYSSYKDLIDKKQYLMNINKNVISKFYNVLKSLCNMYNEFNEDNPDCKTYSEKAKEFVEKYKELNEDYTNTKGSPYNQILSTLSNDYNILKSKCNSDKSINFPSLPTFSRRSIIKSTLTSITFIFVAVSILLGISYKYSLFGFRKRSQKQHLRKKLKK; via the exons ATGGCTGAATTtatg TGTAAAAGGTTCGAGAATATATGGATTGCTTTTCCCGATACATTGAGTAATGGAAACTATCAATTTAAAGATTATGAAATGATCAATACacattgtaataataattgtacGAATGAGCTCGATAAAGTTAATGCAATATGTTTATGGTTgtttgataaaaattttgaGAATAATTCTTCGTTTGTGAATAATGCAAAAAGTAATATCGACATTGTTGAATACATTatcatatggttaagttatatgttaagcCTAAAATCACATGAGGAAATCACcaatataaatgatttttatgtaaaatatataaaggaTGATGCGAAGTATAATAAGAAAATAGATGGTGTTAATGCTTATAGTAgttataaggatcttatagataaaaaacaatatttgaTGAACATAAATAAGAACgttatatctaaattttataatgtattaaaatcattatgtaacatgtataatgaatttaatgaaGACAATCCAGATTGCAAGACATATTCAGAAAAAGCTAAAgaatttgttgaaaaatataaagagcTTAATGAAGATTACACTAATACTAAAGGTAGTCCATATAATCAAatattgtctacattatcaaatgattataatattttaaaaagcaAATGTAATTCTGATAAATCTATCAATTTCCCATCTCTTCCAACTTTTTCACGAAGatcaataataaaaagcACACTAACTTCaattacatttatatttgttgcagtatcaattttattgggaatttcttataag tattcgttatttggatttcggaaacgatctcaaaaacaacatttaagaaaaaagctaaaaaaataa
- a CDS encoding PIR protein, with amino-acid sequence MGVNLCDALELCDNGFVFNRDSQNYTFSGSYTNMYCPDNKCDNDDNKKISSAFIGLLGFCKDYDDIKNLESDKIAEYAILWLGHKLNQKTDDGTTTLNEFYTEHIKTNSHYEQKTFGDNNIKIDVIDAKIESMNMNIKDISNFYDAFKLLCKMNKEIGTKKIQCNTCLKNAGEFYEKCEKVKNIFDINKGSSYLQLLSSLLKDYDKFKEKYKKDVCNDIEFLVTCPRSSVTKSPVKECPVKECPVKECPVKECPVTNSPVTECSVTKSTLIPIAIIFVVASILLGVSYKYSLFEFRKKTQKQHLREKLKK; translated from the exons atgggcGTTAATCTG tGTGATGCACTTGAATTATGCGATAATGGTTTTGTCTTCAATCGAGATTCTCAAAATTATACGTTTAGTGGAAGTTATACCAATATGTATTGTCCTGATAATAAGtgtgataatgatgataacaaaaaaattagttCTGCTTTTATAGGATTGCTAGGTTTCTGTAAGGATTAtgatgatattaaaaatttagagAGTGATAAAATTGCTGAATAcgctattttatggttaGGTCACAAACTGAATCAAAAAACAGATGATGGAACCACCACATTAAACGAGTTTTATACTgaacatataaaaacaaatagtCATTATGAACAGAAAACATTtggtgataataatattaagaTAGATGTTATAGATGCAAAAATAGAATCGATGAATAtgaatattaaagatatatcaaatttttatgatgcatttaaattattatgtaagaTGAATAAAGAAATTGGTACAAAAAAAATCCAATGCAATACATGTTTAAAAAATGCTGGagaattttatgaaaaatgtgaaaaagttaaaaatatttttgatattaataaaggaaGTTCTTATTTACAACTATTGTCTAGTTTATTAAAAGATTATGACAAATTTaaagagaaatataaaaaggatGTATGTAATGATATCGAATTCCTTGTAACTTGTCCACGAAGTTCAGTGACAAAAAGTCCAGTGAAAGAATGCCCAGTGAAAGAATGTCCAGTGAAAGAATGTCCAGTGAAAGAATGTCCAGTGACAAATAGTCCAGTGACAGAATGTTCAGTGACAAAAAGTACACTAATTCCaattgcaattatatttgttgtaGCATCGATTTTATTGggagtttcttataag tattcgttatttgaaTTTCGGAAAAAAAcccaaaaacaacatttaagagaaaagctaaaaaaataa
- a CDS encoding PIR protein: MNKDVCDMFLAVRSWFPDELDSGSYKFLDDNQYKSHFTKDSYTDIDKINGWCLWLFKVIFGDSVSFKKYANSNINVVVYILVWLSYKLNQKTDNGITKLMDFYTGHMQNVNEYQKSIDDVGAYNSYDDLINKKNYLMEMNIKDISKFYDAFKSLCEMYTEFDEDNQKCEKYLEGDNKFVKKYDQLKKDSDINKDDSYSQIFSILSNDYDNLKNKCNNFPSLLTYSLISIAFIFVAIPIFLGISYKYSLFGFRKRFQKQKLREKIKNIMKKMIH, translated from the exons atgaataaggacgtg TGTGATATGTTCCTTGCTGTAAGAAGTTGGTTTCCCGATGAATTGGATAGTGGAAGTTATAAATTTCTTGATGATAATCAATACAAATCGCATTTTACTAAAGATTCATATACTgatatcgataaaattaacgGTTGGTGTTTATGGTTGTTTAAAGTAATTTTCGGAGATTCTGTTTCGTTCAAGAAGTATGCAAACAGTAATATCAATGTTGTTGTATACATTTTGGTgtggttaagttataagtTAAATCAAAAAACAGATAACGGAATCACTAAATTGATGGATTTCTATACTGGTCATATGCAAAATGTCAATGAGTATCAAAAATCTATAGACGACGTTGGTGCTTATAATAGTTATGATgatcttataaataaaaaaaattatttgatgGAAATGAATATCaaagatatatctaaattttatgacgcatttaaatcattatgtgaAATGTATACTGAATTTGATGAAGACAATCAAAAATGCGAGAAATATTTGGAAGGtgataataaatttgttaaaaaatatgatcaaCTTAAGAAAGATTCGGATATTAATAAAGACGACTCATATAGTcaaatattttctatattatcaaatgattatgataatttaaaaaataaatgtaataattttcCATCTCTTCTAACTTATTCACTAATTTCAAttgcatttatatttgttgcaataccaatttttttgggaatttcttataag tattcattatttggatttcggaaacgatttcaaaaacaaaaattaagagaaaaaataaaaaatataatgaagaaaatgattcattaa
- a CDS encoding PIR protein — translation MNKKVCEKFENVWGKFPDKLTSDNKYQFKTENFLDGYCDSYSCDTDAEKINGGCLYLFNQIFGTSQLFKSVANSNINIVEYIMIWLSYMLNLKEQTGNDTNLQYFYSTTIDNDRYKNSIADVKEYKNYKDLIDKKKEFMDISNEKITKLYVLFKSLCNMYIDLGENNADCTKYISNANEFVKKYQELYGDSSNNDNSLYRQILYNLSTDYGNLKKKCKNSSPFPSIEITDNSAHTSEVASSSSSISKNLFIVLSIFGAIGFFLGISYKYSLFGLRKRAQKQYIREKIKNIKKKMIH, via the exons atgaataagaaagtg TGTGAAAAGTTCGAGAATGTATGGGGTAAATTTCCCGATAAATTGACCAGTGATAATAAGTATCAATTTAAAACAGAAAATTTCTTAGATGGTTATTGTGATAGTTATAGTTGTGATACTGATGccgaaaaaattaatggtggatgtttatatctttttaatCAAATATTTGGGACTTCTCAATTGTTTAAGTCTGTTGCAAATAGTAacatcaatattgttgagtacattatgatatggttaagttatatgttaaacctaaagGAACAAACAGGAAATGATACCAAtctacaatatttttatagtacAACTATAGATAATGATAGgtataaaaattctatagCTGATGTTAAAgagtataaaaattataaggatcttatagataaaaaaaaagaattcaTGGATATTtctaatgaaaaaataactaaactttatgttttatttaaaagtttatgtaatatgtatattgaTTTGGGTGAAAACAATGCAGATTGCAcgaaatatatatcaaacgctaatgaatttgttaaaaaatatcaagaACTTTATGGAGATTctagtaataatgataatagtTTATATAgacaaatattatataatttatcaactgattatggtaatttaaaaaagaaatgtaaaaatagtTCGCCCTTTCCATCGATAGAAATAACAGACAATTCTGCACACACTTCTGAAGTtgcatcatcaagttcgtcgatatcAAAGAActtatttatagttttatcgatatttggtgcaataggattttttttaggaatttcttataag tattcgttatttggactTCGGAAACGAgctcaaaaacaatatataagagaaaaaataaaaaatataaagaagaaaatgattcATTAA
- a CDS encoding PIR protein: protein MVSKVCGIINTVDKYVDDPNNPGKYNSTYLLKLAFNKNDCNSDDQELSSSFIALLKLLNDIDKNENLEGDQLVEYAILWLSYKLNQKKENGTTIFNEFYTENIKTNDCYNKHIGDITGDKIKKDVIETKIRSMNIDIKDISNFYDAFKSLCNMYSEIGADDYECNKCLENAGELFEKYEKLKNALDINKGSSYYQLLSSLSNDYKNFEKIYSAKCSNISLVACPRSSVTKNILITIAIIFVAASILLGVSYKYSLFGFRKRFQKQHLREKLKK, encoded by the exons atggttTCTAAAGTg tGCGGTATAATTAATACGGTTGATAAATATGTTGATGATCCGAACAACCCgggaaaatataattctaCGTATTTGTTAAAATTAGCTTTCAATAAAAATGACTGTAATAGTGATGACCAAGAACTTAGCTCTTCTTTTATAGCATTGCTAAAATTACTTAATGATATTGATAAGAATGAAAATTTAGAGGGTGATCAACTTGTGGAATATgctattttatggttaagttataaactaaatcaaaaaaaagaaaatggaaCGACCATATTCAACGAGTTTTATactgaaaatataaaaacaaatgatTGTTATAATAAGCATATAGGTGATATTACTGGTGATAAGATTAAAAAGGATGTTATAGAAACAAAAATAAGATCGATGaatattgatattaaagatatatctaatttttatgatgcatttaaatcattatgtaacatgtataGTGAAATTGGTGCAGATGACTACGAATGCAATAAATGTTTAGAAAATGCTGGAGAATtgtttgaaaaatatgaaaaacttaaaaatgctttagatattaataaaggaaGTTCTTATTATCAACTATTGTCtagtttatcaaatgattataaaaattttgaaaaaatatatagtgcTAAATGTAGTAATATCTCACTTGTAGCTTGTCCACGAAGTTcagtaacaaaaaatatactaatcacaattgcaattatatttgttgcagcatcaattttattaggagtttcttataag tattcgttatttggatttcggaaacgatttcaaaaacaacatttaagagaaaagctaaaaaaataa
- a CDS encoding PIR protein has translation MDDNLCGKISFLRKYLPDDSDKTTPLDFYGYQSFEKYCPSKNCHDDLEKITIGFLWLLEQYFTEYPPKGKSEHNTKPFFLYIILWLSSKLNKNTEETFTTINNFYTNHVKNGGKYSNFNGDSNKFTSLDEFIEKNKDLLNIDIKDLSKFYDASKLICSMYANKSMNTDDNKLLNDATMFVKTYAELKDGSNAEGVPNNQILPTLLTDYNNLNEKCSNIPSFSELASNISALASEDTSSSLSIGNRLFTVLSIFGAIAFFLGISYKYSLFGFRKRAQKQYLKEKIKKIKKRMNH, from the exons ATGGATGATAATCTA TGTGGAAAAATTAGTTTTTTGAGGAAGTATTTACCTGATGACTCGGACAAAACTACACCACTTGATTTTTATGGATATCAGAGTTTCGAAAAATACTGTCCTAGTAAAAACTGCCATGATGATCTCGAAAAAATTACGATTGGATTTTTATGGTTACTTGAACAATATTTTACTGAATACCCACCTAAAGGTAAAAGTGAACATAATACTAAAccattttttctatatattattttatggttaagttccaaattaaataaaaacacaGAGGAAACATTCACCAcaataaacaatttttatactaaTCATGTAAAAAATGGTGGTAAATATAGTAATTTTAATGGCGATTCCAATAAATTTACAAGTCTTGATGAAttcatagaaaaaaataaagatttgttgaatattgatattaaagatctttctaaattttatgatgcatccAAATTAATATGTAGTATGTATGCTAATAAATCCATGAATACAGATGACAACAAACTGTTAAATGATGCTACTATGTTTGTTAAAACATATGCAGAACTCAAAGATGGCAGTAATGCTGAAGGTGTCCCAAATAATCAAATATTGCCCACTTTATTaactgattataataatttaaatgagaAATGTAGCAATATACCATCTTTTTCAGAGCTAGCATCAAACATTTCTGCACTAGCATCTGAAGATACATCATCAAGTTTGTCGATAGGAAACAGATtatttacagttttatcgatatttggtgcaatagcattttttttaggaatttcttacaag tattcgttatttggatttcggaagcGAGCTCAgaaacaatatttaaaagaaaaaataaaaaaaataaagaagagaatgaatcattaa